One genomic window of Panicum hallii strain FIL2 chromosome 6, PHallii_v3.1, whole genome shotgun sequence includes the following:
- the LOC112896784 gene encoding uncharacterized acetyltransferase At3g50280-like, with amino-acid sequence MEGSTAGYVQIVSRRVVRPDAATSPDGAPSEPETMHLTPWDLRVMTVDYIQKGVLLPKPQAGGEAARLVDGLASSFARALGRFYPLAGRLAVAEATDGGEPSPGIVVSLRCNGEGAEFVHAVAPEVTVSDITAPVYVPPVVWSLFPLNGVLGTDVSRPVLAAQVTELADGVFVAMSLNHGVADGTTFWHLFNTWSEISRSGGDAGRELSTPPPVLGRWFPDSCPVPIRLPFGRLEDIVRRPVYLPVRECFFHFSAESVRTLKAKANAEMAGTATATISSLQSLLAHVWRAVCRARELLPDRETTYTLLVGCRGRVRGIPQAYMGNAVTLAIAKSAAGDVAGRGLGWAAWLLNRAVASFDEGTVRGELARWPQDPRFVYVEAPREDGAAAVATGSSPRFDVYGNDFGWGRPVGVRSGAGNKMDGKVTVYEGRRGAGSMALEVCLSARALARLVADEEFMEAVVSAGGAA; translated from the coding sequence ATGGAAGGCTCCACCGCCGGGTATGTCCAGATCGTCTCCAGGCGTGTCGTCCGGCCAGACGCGGCGACCTCGCCGGACGGCGCCCCGTCGGAGCCGGAGACCATGCACCTGACGCCGTGGGATCTCCGCGTGATGACGGTGGACTACATCCAGAAGGGAGTCCTCCTGCCCAAGCCCCAGGCAGGAGGAGAAGCAGCGCGCCTCGTGGACGGCCTCGCTTCGTCCTTCGCGCGCGCCCTCGGCCGCTTCTACCCGTTGGCCGgccgcctcgccgtcgccgaggCCACCGACGGCGGCGAGCCCTCTCCGGGCATCGTCGTCTCGCTGCGCTGCaacggcgagggcgccgagttCGTCCACGCCGTGGCGCCCGAGGTCACCGTCAGCGACATCACGGCCCCGGTGTACGTCCCGCCGGTGGTGTGGTCGCTCTTCCCGCTGAACGGGGTGCTGGGCACGGACGTGTCCCGCCCGGTTCTGGCGGCGCAGGTCACGGAGCTCGCCGACGGCGTCTTCGTCGCCATGTCGCTCAACCATGGCGTCGCCGACGGGACCACGTTCTGGCACTTGTTCAACACCTGGTCGGAGATCAgccggagcggcggcgacgccggCCGCGAGCTTTCCACGCCACCGCCGGTACTCGGCAGGTGGTTCCCGGACAGCTGCCCCGTGCCCATCCGTCTACCCTTCGGCAGGCTGGAGGACATCGTCCGGCGGCCCGTGTACCTGCCGGTGCGGGAGTGCTTCTTCCATTTCTCAGCGGAGAGCGTGAGGACGCTGAAGGCGAAGGCGAACGCCGAGATGGCCGGCACGGCGACGGCCACCATCTCGTCGTTGCAGTCCCTTCTCGCGCACGTGTGGCGAGCGGTGTGCCGCGCCAGGGAGCTCCTGCCGGACCGGGAGACGACGTACACCCTCCTCGTCGGTTGCCGGGGGCGCGTGCGAGGCATACCGCAGGCCTACATGGGCAACGCCgtgacgctcgccatcgccaaGTCCGCGGCCGGCGACGTCGCGGGCAGGGGACTGGGCTGGGCGGCGTGGCTCCTGAACCGCGCCGTGGCGTCGTTCGACGAGGGGACGGTGAGGGGCGAGCTCGCGCGGTGGCCGCAGGACCCCAGGTTCGTGTACGTGGAGGCGCCCAGGGAGGACGGcgccgcggccgtcgcgacCGGGAGCTCCCCGCGGTTCGACGTGTACGGCAACGACTTCGGGTGGGGCCGGCCAGTGGGCGTCCGGAGCGGCGCCGGGAACAAGATGGACGGGAAGGTGACGGTGTACGAGGGGCGCCGCGGCGCGGGCAGCATGGCGCTGGAGGTGTGCCTATCGGCCAGGGCGCTGGCCAGGCTCGTCGCCGACGAGGAGTTCATGGAGGCCGTCGTgagcgccggcggcgcggcgtga
- the LOC112896785 gene encoding protein ENHANCED PSEUDOMONAS SUSCEPTIBILTY 1-like, translating to MGGSPGGVEILSRRLVRPESSSSPDRMPSEPEVIHLTPWDLRLITVDHIQKGILLPKPRAGGAAQVIDNLASSFARALDLFYPLAGRLTASEVTDGVSTPSFVISLCCNNEGAEFVHAMASGVTVRDITASLYIPSVVWSLFPLNRLLSVDAVVDSLPVLAAQVTELEDGIFIAMSLNHGVADGTAFWRFFNTWSEINRSSGGSEGYELSTPLPMVDRWFLDTCPVPIPLPFGKLEDIVLRPEYTPVRECFFHFSAESIKKLKTKANAEMAGTATATISSLQSLLAHIWRAVCRARQLAPHLETVYRLAIGCRGRVKGIPQEYMGNAVTLGTAESTVGDVLDKGLGWAAWLLNRVVASFDEAQVMGDLASWAREPKLAHARPSRNPAYAVTGSSPRFDVYGNDFGWGGPVAVRSGAGNKLDGKVTVYEGRGGGGSMALEVCLSPEALARLIADEEFMEAVTVGAA from the coding sequence ATGGGAGGCTCCCCTGGCGGTGTCGAAATCTTATCCAGGCGTTTGGTCCGGCCAGAGTCGTCGAGCTCGCCGGACAGGATGCCGTCCGAGCCGGAGGTCATTCACTTGACGCCGTGGGATCTCAGGCTGATCACGGTGGACCACATCCAGAAGGGGATCCTCCTGCCCAAGCCCCGGGCAGGAGGTGCAGCACAAGTCATCGACAACCTTGCTTCATCCTTCGCTCGCGCGCTGGATCTCTTCTACCCGTTGGCTGGCCGGCTCACCGCATCGGAGGTCACCGACGGTGTGTCCACTCCGAGCTTCGTCATCTCTCTCTGCTGCAACAACGAAGGTGCTGAGTTCGTCCATGCCATGGCGTCTGGGGTCACCGTGAGAGACATCACCGCCTCCCTGTACATCCCGTCGGTGGTGTGGTCCTTGTTCCCGCTGAACAGGCTGCTGAGCGTGGACGCAGTGGTGGACTCCCTCCCTGTGCTGGCCGCGCAGGTCACCGAGCTGGAAGATGGCATCTTCATCGCCATGTCGCTCAACCATGGCGTCGCCGATGGGACTGCATTCTGGCGCTTCTTCAACACCTGGTCGGAGATCAACCGTAGCAGCGGCGGAAGTGAAGGCTACGAGCTCTCCACACCGCTGCCGATGGTCGACAGGTGGTTCCTCGACACTTGCCCGGTGCCAATCCCTCTGCCCTTCGGCAAGCTGGAGGACATTGTCCTGCGACCGGAGTACACGCCGGTGCGGGAGTGCTTCTTCCATTTCTCTGCGGAGAGCATAAAGAAGCTGAAGACGAAGGCGAATGCTGAGATGGCCGGCACGGCGACGGCCACCATCTCCTCGCTGCAGTCCCTGCTCGCCCACATCTGGCGAGCGGTGTGCCGAGCCCGGCAGCTCGCGCCACACCTGGAGACCGTGTACAGGCTCGCCATCGGATGCCGAGGTCGGGTGAAAGGTATTCCGCAGGAGTACATGGGCAACGCCGTGACGCTCGGCACCGCCGAATCCACCGTCGGCGACGTCCTGGACAAGGGACTGGGCTGGGCGGCGTGGCTCCTGAACCGCGTCGTGGCGTCGTTCGACGAGGCGCAGGTGATGGGCGACCTCGCGTCCTGGGCTCGGGAGCCCAAGCTGGCGCACGCGAGGCCGTCGAGGAACCCTGCGTACGCCGTGACCGGGAGCTCCCCGCGGTTCGACGTGTACGGCAACGACTTCGGGTGGGGCGGGCCGGTGGCCGTCCGGAGCGGCGCCGGGAACAAGCTGGACGGGAAGGTGACCGTGTAcgaggggcgcggcggcggcggcagcatgGCGCTGGAGGTGTGCCTGTCCCCGGAGGCGCTGGCCCGGCTGATCGCCGACGAGGAATTTATGGAGGCCGTGACCGTGGGCGCCGCGTGA